A single window of Pectobacterium parmentieri DNA harbors:
- a CDS encoding Hcp family type VI secretion system effector, with protein sequence MASLIYMSVTGSKQGLISSGCSTVASIGNKYQAAHEDEIFIYELTSHIMRAENVVFQPVEIRKPVDKATPLFAQALDDNEKLDCEFKFYRTAPTGNNELYFSLRLRNAIITDLRFFFPNSMTHNGMQPQESVSLKYATIEWEHVAARTSSCLFWQESSY encoded by the coding sequence ATGGCTAGTTTGATCTATATGAGTGTAACTGGTAGTAAACAAGGATTGATTTCATCAGGATGTTCGACGGTTGCGTCAATAGGCAATAAATATCAGGCAGCACACGAAGACGAAATTTTTATCTATGAGCTTACCAGCCATATTATGCGGGCTGAAAATGTGGTCTTTCAACCTGTTGAAATCCGTAAACCGGTAGATAAAGCAACGCCGTTATTTGCTCAGGCATTAGACGATAATGAAAAACTAGATTGCGAGTTTAAGTTTTACAGAACTGCGCCAACGGGGAACAATGAACTCTATTTTTCACTACGGCTAAGAAATGCAATTATCACCGATCTTCGTTTCTTTTTCCCAAACTCTATGACACATAATGGGATGCAACCACAAGAAAGTGTCTCCTTAAAATATGCAACCATAGAATGGGAACATGTTGCAGCACGAACCAGTTCGTGTCTCTTCTGGCAAGAATCCTCTTATTAA
- a CDS encoding trimeric intracellular cation channel family protein, whose amino-acid sequence MLTYIYLIAITAEGMSGALAAGRRNMDIFGVGMIAFITALGGGTVRDILLGNYPIGWTQHPGYIYLTIGAGLFTIIIARFMHHLHRLFLVLDAMGLIAFTIIGCNVALKLNYSMTVVVMAGIVTGIFGGILRDIFCNRTPMVLKKELYASVSLLVALLYLGLKSFSVNHDINLLASFTIGLAVRLAAIRWSWQLPVFSYVPGRWKGKV is encoded by the coding sequence GTGCTAACTTACATCTATCTGATCGCGATTACGGCAGAGGGGATGTCCGGGGCGCTGGCCGCCGGGCGTCGCAATATGGATATTTTTGGCGTAGGCATGATTGCCTTCATTACCGCGCTCGGCGGTGGCACCGTTCGCGATATTCTCCTCGGTAATTATCCCATTGGTTGGACGCAGCATCCCGGCTATATTTACCTTACCATTGGCGCGGGTCTTTTCACGATTATCATTGCGCGCTTCATGCACCATCTGCACCGTCTCTTTCTGGTACTGGATGCGATGGGGCTGATTGCCTTTACCATCATTGGTTGCAATGTGGCGCTGAAATTGAATTATTCGATGACGGTGGTGGTCATGGCGGGTATTGTGACCGGCATTTTCGGTGGCATATTGCGCGATATCTTCTGCAACCGTACGCCAATGGTACTGAAGAAGGAACTGTATGCCAGCGTCTCGCTGTTAGTCGCGTTGTTATATCTGGGACTAAAATCGTTTAGCGTCAACCACGATATTAACCTGCTGGCATCGTTCACGATTGGCCTCGCTGTGCGTCTGGCGGCAATTCGCTGGTCATGGCAACTCCCTGTGTTTTCCTATGTCCCAGGGCGCTGGAAAGGGAAGGTGTGA
- the xthA gene encoding exodeoxyribonuclease III — translation MKVVSFNINGLRARPHQLAAIIEQHQPDVIGLQETKVHDDMFPLEDVSQYGYHVYYHGQKGHYGVALLCKEQPIAVRRGFPTDEDDAQRRIIMADFATEHGTLTVVNGYFPQGESRDHPVKFPAKTRFYQDLQTYLEQHHSATQPLIVMGDVNISPTDLDIGIGEENRKRWLRTGKCSFLPEEREWMARLQGWGLIDTFRAANPESNDRFSWFDYRSAGFDDNRGLRIDLILASTFLAERCVATGIDYDIRGMEKPSDHAPIWAEFTR, via the coding sequence ATGAAAGTTGTATCTTTTAATATCAATGGCCTGCGGGCGCGCCCTCATCAGTTGGCCGCCATTATCGAACAACACCAGCCCGATGTGATCGGGTTGCAGGAAACCAAAGTCCACGATGACATGTTTCCATTAGAAGATGTCAGCCAGTATGGTTACCACGTTTATTATCACGGACAGAAGGGTCACTACGGTGTTGCCCTATTGTGTAAGGAGCAGCCTATTGCTGTTCGTCGCGGTTTCCCAACAGATGAAGACGATGCACAGCGCCGGATCATCATGGCGGACTTTGCTACCGAGCACGGCACGCTTACGGTAGTAAACGGATATTTCCCTCAAGGAGAAAGCCGCGACCATCCGGTGAAATTCCCCGCTAAGACGCGCTTCTATCAGGACCTGCAAACCTATCTGGAGCAACATCACAGCGCGACACAGCCGCTGATTGTGATGGGAGATGTTAATATCAGCCCTACCGATCTGGATATCGGTATCGGCGAAGAGAACCGCAAGCGCTGGCTGCGTACAGGTAAATGCTCTTTCTTACCGGAAGAGCGTGAATGGATGGCGCGTTTGCAAGGGTGGGGACTCATCGACACCTTCCGTGCCGCTAACCCTGAAAGCAACGATCGCTTTTCATGGTTTGATTACCGCTCTGCCGGATTCGATGACAACCGTGGCCTGCGTATCGACCTGATTCTCGCTAGCACCTTCCTGGCCGAACGCTGTGTCGCCACCGGTATTGATTACGATATTCGAGGAATGGAAAAACCTTCCGACCATGCGCCGATCTGGGCGGAATTTACACGTTAA
- a CDS encoding YnjH family protein, protein MKSLVSLCFASVMLVLPTLAQANRGGTDIVVPVPPEVWGAGTTTVREQNNNCLRCCVYENRNYSEGAVVKVEGVILQCVRDKQTLGTNNLIWQLVKQ, encoded by the coding sequence ATGAAATCGTTAGTGTCTTTATGTTTCGCCAGTGTGATGCTGGTGCTGCCCACGCTGGCGCAGGCAAATCGCGGCGGAACGGATATTGTCGTTCCCGTTCCACCGGAAGTGTGGGGCGCTGGGACGACGACGGTACGCGAGCAGAACAATAACTGCCTGCGCTGCTGTGTGTATGAAAACCGTAATTATTCCGAAGGTGCGGTGGTAAAGGTTGAAGGGGTGATTCTGCAATGTGTGCGGGACAAGCAAACGCTGGGAACAAACAACCTGATATGGCAACTGGTGAAGCAATAA
- a CDS encoding DNA topoisomerase III, with product MRLFIAEKPSLARAIADVLPKPHRRGDGFIACGQNDVVTWCVGHLLEQAQPDVYDARYARWSLADLPIIPQKWLLQPRPSVSKQLSAIKKLLNDASEVIHAGDPDREGQLLVDEVLEYLSLSEEKRQQVRRCLINDLNPQAVERAVSRLRENREFIPLCVSALARSRADWLYGINMTRAYTILGRNAGYDGVLSVGRVQTPVLGLVVRRDEEIENFVSKDYFEVKAHIVTPADERFVAIWQPSESCEPYQDEEGRLLHRSLADHVVKRIEGQPAFVTSYNDKRESEIAPLPYSLSTLQIEAAKRFGLSAQQVLDVCQKLYETHKLITYPRSDSRYLPEEHFAGRHAVLNAISVHQPDLLPQPVMDVDRRNRCWDDGKVDAHHAIIPTARSASASLTENERKVYGLVARQYIMQFCPDAVFRKCVIELDIAGGKFIAKARFLAEAGWRTLLGGKERDAENEGMPLPVVAKGDELLCERGEVVERQTQPPRPFTDATLLSAMTGIARFVQDKELKKILRATDGLGTEATRAGIIELLFKRTFLFKKARYIHASEAGRALIHSLPDSAAHPDMTAHWEATLTQISEKKCRYQDFMQPLTNSLQELIQQAKQNGAVRAFKGLSAPPSGASKRRKPQAKKAKEQKQ from the coding sequence ATGCGACTTTTTATTGCCGAAAAGCCCAGTCTTGCACGGGCTATTGCAGACGTGTTACCCAAACCGCATCGGCGCGGCGATGGCTTTATTGCCTGTGGTCAAAATGATGTCGTGACGTGGTGCGTAGGGCATCTGCTGGAGCAGGCGCAGCCGGATGTTTATGATGCGCGCTATGCTCGTTGGTCTCTCGCCGACTTGCCTATCATTCCCCAAAAATGGCTGTTACAACCGCGGCCCTCGGTCAGCAAACAGTTGAGTGCCATAAAAAAACTCCTAAATGATGCCAGCGAAGTGATTCATGCAGGAGACCCCGATCGTGAAGGACAACTGTTGGTCGATGAAGTCCTGGAATATCTTTCTCTGTCGGAAGAGAAGCGTCAGCAGGTACGTCGTTGTCTGATCAACGATCTCAACCCACAGGCTGTAGAGCGTGCCGTTTCCCGTTTGCGTGAGAACAGAGAGTTCATCCCCCTGTGCGTCTCAGCATTAGCGCGTTCCCGTGCAGATTGGCTCTATGGCATAAATATGACCCGCGCTTATACGATATTAGGGCGCAATGCGGGTTATGACGGCGTATTGTCGGTTGGCCGCGTGCAAACACCGGTGCTGGGGCTGGTGGTGCGGCGAGATGAAGAGATAGAAAACTTCGTTTCCAAAGACTATTTTGAAGTTAAAGCCCATATCGTGACGCCAGCCGATGAGCGTTTTGTCGCTATCTGGCAACCCAGTGAGTCGTGCGAGCCTTATCAGGATGAAGAAGGGCGATTGCTGCATCGATCTTTGGCGGATCATGTTGTCAAACGTATCGAAGGCCAGCCCGCATTCGTCACCAGCTATAATGACAAACGGGAGTCAGAAATTGCGCCGCTGCCTTATTCACTCTCAACGCTCCAGATTGAAGCGGCGAAGCGTTTTGGACTGAGCGCGCAGCAGGTACTGGACGTATGTCAGAAATTGTATGAAACCCATAAGCTGATCACTTATCCGCGTTCTGACAGTCGCTATCTGCCAGAAGAGCACTTTGCCGGGCGTCATGCTGTCTTGAATGCAATATCTGTGCATCAGCCCGACCTGTTGCCACAACCGGTTATGGATGTCGATCGGCGTAACCGCTGCTGGGACGATGGTAAGGTCGATGCTCACCACGCGATTATTCCCACCGCACGTAGTGCCAGTGCGTCGCTGACGGAGAATGAACGCAAGGTGTATGGGTTAGTCGCGCGGCAGTACATCATGCAGTTCTGCCCGGACGCTGTGTTTCGCAAATGTGTCATTGAATTGGATATTGCGGGTGGCAAATTTATTGCCAAAGCACGGTTTCTCGCCGAGGCGGGTTGGCGTACCTTGTTGGGTGGCAAAGAGCGGGACGCAGAAAACGAAGGTATGCCGTTACCCGTGGTGGCAAAGGGCGATGAATTGCTGTGTGAACGTGGCGAGGTCGTTGAGCGTCAAACTCAACCGCCGCGGCCTTTTACCGATGCGACGTTGTTATCGGCGATGACGGGTATCGCGCGCTTTGTGCAGGATAAGGAACTGAAGAAAATCCTGCGGGCGACCGATGGTTTAGGCACAGAGGCGACGCGTGCGGGGATTATCGAATTACTGTTTAAGCGGACATTTCTGTTTAAGAAAGCTCGATATATTCACGCGAGTGAAGCAGGGCGAGCATTAATTCACTCACTGCCTGACAGTGCGGCGCACCCTGATATGACTGCACATTGGGAAGCCACGTTGACGCAGATTAGCGAGAAGAAATGCCGCTATCAGGATTTTATGCAACCGTTGACGAACTCCTTGCAGGAGTTGATTCAGCAAGCGAAACAAAATGGCGCGGTGAGAGCGTTCAAAGGGCTTTCTGCGCCGCCGTCGGGGGCCTCAAAACGGCGCAAACCTCAGGCTAAAAAAGCGAAGGAGCAGAAGCAATGA
- a CDS encoding NAD(P)H nitroreductase, whose translation MDALELLLNRRSASRLTAPAPTGDALNNIIHAGMRAPDHGAMQPWRFFMIENDGLDRFSTVLTRAAQQEGLDEAGIDKARQAPYRAPLIITVVAHCEENPKVPLWEQIVSAGCAVQAMQMAALAQGFNGIWRSGAWTHNALVREAFHCREQDEIVGFLYLGTPQLKASTTVTPLDSDAFVHYF comes from the coding sequence ATGGATGCTCTTGAGTTGCTATTGAATCGTCGTTCGGCCTCGCGCCTGACCGCGCCAGCACCGACGGGTGACGCATTGAATAACATTATCCACGCAGGTATGCGTGCGCCGGATCATGGTGCGATGCAGCCGTGGCGCTTTTTTATGATCGAAAATGACGGGTTGGATCGTTTTAGTACGGTACTGACTCGTGCAGCTCAGCAAGAAGGTCTGGATGAGGCCGGTATCGATAAAGCACGTCAGGCACCTTATCGCGCACCACTGATTATCACCGTTGTTGCACATTGTGAAGAGAACCCGAAAGTGCCACTTTGGGAGCAAATTGTTTCCGCAGGCTGTGCGGTTCAGGCGATGCAGATGGCGGCATTGGCACAGGGCTTTAATGGCATCTGGCGCAGCGGTGCGTGGACGCATAACGCTCTGGTACGTGAAGCATTCCATTGTCGCGAACAGGATGAAATTGTAGGCTTCCTTTATCTGGGGACACCTCAGCTCAAAGCGTCGACTACGGTTACGCCGCTTGATTCTGACGCGTTTGTTCACTACTTCTGA
- the sppA gene encoding signal peptide peptidase SppA, translated as MRTLWRIFSGFFKWTWRLLNFIREFILNIFLIALILVGVGIYSQVKTTPEEATKGALLVDLTGVVVDQPSVNNKLRQLGREFFGASNNRRQENSLFDIVDSIRQAKSDDNITGIVLDLSDFTGADQPSMQYIGKALREFRDSGKPIYAVGDSYNQSQYYLASFANTVSLTPQGSVDLHGFATNNLYFKSMLDKLKVTTNIFRVGTYKSAVEPYLRDDMSPAARDADGRWINALWQQYLNTVSANRQITPQQLFPGATNILAGLQAVQGDTARYALDNKLVDEVASRSVTEQSLVKVFGWNNQKNHFNFISIYDYVVKPPVQNNNQIAVVFANGAIIDGPETPGMVGGDTTAAQIRAARLDPKVKALVLRVNSPGGSVTASELIRSELMALRLAGKPIVVSMGGMAASGGYWISTPANAIISSASTLTGSIGIFGVITTFEDSLESLGVHTDGVATSPLADLSITKSLPPEFSQMMQLSIERGYKNFIDIVAQARKKTPEQIDQIAQGHVWVGSDAKENGLVDQIGDFDDAVKKAAELAKLGQYQLNWYAEQPNLLDTMLNQVNASVYALLPVAVQSMLPAPVAQLAEAMRSQPSIMNNLNDPQNRYAFCLTCGEVR; from the coding sequence ATGCGCACATTGTGGCGAATTTTTAGCGGATTTTTTAAGTGGACATGGCGTCTACTTAATTTTATCAGAGAATTTATTCTCAATATTTTCCTTATCGCACTGATTTTAGTTGGCGTTGGGATCTACTCACAGGTAAAAACGACACCGGAAGAGGCCACGAAAGGGGCGTTGCTGGTCGATCTGACGGGCGTGGTGGTTGACCAACCCTCCGTTAATAACAAACTGCGTCAATTAGGGCGCGAGTTCTTCGGTGCATCGAATAATCGCCGTCAGGAAAACTCACTGTTTGATATCGTCGACAGCATTCGTCAGGCAAAAAGTGACGACAACATCACAGGGATCGTGCTGGATCTCAGCGATTTTACCGGTGCCGATCAACCTTCTATGCAGTATATCGGTAAGGCGCTACGCGAGTTTCGCGATAGCGGCAAACCTATTTATGCCGTCGGTGATAGCTACAATCAGTCTCAGTATTATTTGGCCAGTTTTGCCAATACGGTGTCATTGACGCCACAAGGCAGTGTGGATCTGCATGGTTTCGCGACCAACAATCTCTACTTCAAATCCATGCTCGACAAGCTGAAAGTGACCACCAATATCTTCCGTGTGGGAACCTATAAATCAGCCGTTGAGCCGTATCTGCGTGATGATATGTCCCCTGCGGCGCGCGATGCCGATGGTCGCTGGATTAACGCCCTGTGGCAGCAGTATTTAAATACCGTTTCCGCTAACCGTCAGATTACGCCTCAGCAACTGTTCCCAGGCGCAACCAACATTCTGGCGGGTTTGCAGGCCGTTCAGGGCGATACTGCACGCTATGCACTGGATAACAAACTGGTTGATGAAGTCGCTTCACGTTCTGTGACTGAGCAATCGTTGGTTAAAGTGTTCGGCTGGAATAACCAGAAGAACCACTTTAATTTCATCAGTATCTATGACTACGTCGTCAAACCGCCGGTGCAAAATAACAACCAGATCGCGGTTGTCTTTGCCAATGGCGCGATCATTGATGGACCGGAAACACCGGGGATGGTCGGTGGTGATACCACGGCAGCACAAATTCGTGCCGCACGCCTCGATCCTAAAGTCAAAGCGCTGGTGCTACGCGTCAATAGCCCCGGTGGGAGCGTCACTGCGTCGGAGCTGATTCGATCAGAATTGATGGCGCTCCGTCTGGCAGGTAAACCGATCGTGGTATCTATGGGCGGAATGGCGGCATCCGGCGGTTATTGGATTTCAACACCCGCGAACGCGATCATCTCCAGCGCCAGTACACTGACCGGCTCTATCGGTATTTTTGGCGTGATTACCACGTTCGAAGATTCTCTGGAAAGCCTTGGCGTCCACACGGACGGCGTTGCCACCTCTCCGCTGGCCGATCTGTCGATCACAAAATCATTGCCGCCTGAGTTCTCACAGATGATGCAGTTGAGTATCGAACGCGGTTATAAGAATTTCATCGATATCGTGGCGCAGGCACGTAAGAAAACGCCGGAGCAAATCGATCAGATCGCGCAAGGTCACGTCTGGGTCGGTAGCGATGCAAAAGAGAATGGTCTGGTCGATCAGATCGGCGATTTTGATGATGCCGTGAAGAAGGCCGCTGAGTTGGCTAAACTGGGACAATATCAATTGAACTGGTATGCCGAACAACCGAACCTGCTCGACACCATGCTGAATCAGGTGAACGCATCGGTCTACGCCTTGCTGCCTGTTGCTGTCCAGTCCATGTTGCCAGCACCGGTGGCGCAACTGGCGGAAGCCATGCGTTCTCAGCCGTCCATCATGAATAACCTGAACGATCCGCAGAACCGGTACGCATTTTGCCTCACCTGCGGAGAAGTCCGGTAA
- the ansA gene encoding asparaginase, whose product MRKKSIYVAYTGGTIGMQRSANGYVPVSGHLQQQLANMPEFHREEMPSFTIHEYDPLIDSSDMTPADWQSIADDIQAHYDDYDGFVILHGTDTMAFTASALSFMLENLAKPVIVTGSQIPLAELRSDGQTNLLNALYVAANHPINEVALFFNNKLLRGNRTTKAHADGFDAFASPNYPPLLEAGIHIRRLAPTVECRDCPPLKVHHITPQPIGVITIYPGISADVISNFLRQPVKALILRSYGVGNAPQSPGLLRELREASARGIVVVNLTQCISGRVNMGGYATGNALAHAGVISGFDMTVEAALTKLHYLLSQQDLSADDIRRLMQQNLHGELSDKD is encoded by the coding sequence ATGCGAAAGAAATCCATTTATGTCGCTTATACGGGCGGCACCATCGGCATGCAGCGTTCCGCCAATGGCTATGTCCCAGTATCGGGTCATTTACAGCAGCAACTGGCAAACATGCCTGAATTCCACCGCGAAGAAATGCCGTCGTTTACGATTCATGAATATGACCCGCTGATCGATTCGTCTGACATGACACCAGCGGACTGGCAATCCATCGCGGACGATATTCAAGCCCACTACGATGATTACGACGGTTTTGTGATTCTGCATGGTACAGACACCATGGCGTTCACCGCTTCTGCGCTCTCGTTTATGCTGGAAAATCTGGCTAAGCCGGTTATTGTGACAGGGTCACAAATACCGCTCGCGGAATTGCGCTCGGACGGCCAGACAAACCTATTGAACGCGCTATACGTGGCAGCTAACCATCCGATTAATGAAGTCGCCCTTTTCTTCAATAACAAACTATTGCGCGGCAATCGCACCACCAAAGCCCATGCCGACGGTTTTGATGCTTTTGCTTCCCCCAACTATCCACCACTGCTGGAAGCCGGTATCCATATTCGTCGGCTGGCTCCCACCGTGGAATGTAGAGACTGCCCACCGCTGAAAGTGCATCACATCACACCGCAACCTATCGGGGTGATTACGATTTATCCCGGTATTTCTGCCGATGTCATCAGTAATTTCCTTCGTCAGCCGGTGAAAGCACTAATCTTACGCTCCTACGGCGTCGGCAACGCACCGCAAAGCCCTGGGCTGCTGCGCGAATTACGTGAAGCTTCAGCGCGCGGCATTGTGGTCGTTAACCTGACTCAGTGTATTTCCGGACGTGTAAATATGGGCGGCTATGCAACAGGCAACGCGCTGGCGCATGCGGGAGTTATTAGTGGTTTTGACATGACCGTTGAAGCCGCATTGACCAAACTGCATTACTTACTGAGCCAGCAAGATTTAAGCGCCGATGACATTCGCCGTTTAATGCAGCAAAACCTGCATGGAGAATTGAGCGATAAAGATTAA
- the pncA gene encoding bifunctional nicotinamidase/pyrazinamidase: protein MKKALLLVDLQNDFFPGGALTVNESDQVLEVANRAIEACVAAGITVIASQDWHPANHGCFAVSEQAVVGEIGELNGWPQIWWPVHCVQKTTGADFHPALQLSGIQWIVQKGTQPDIDSYSTFFDNGHRVKTELDDWLRAHHITHLTILGLATDYCVKFSVWDAIALGYHTEVLVDGCRGVNLSPDDSALALQEMVQRGARLIDMTQFLAELSSHH, encoded by the coding sequence ATGAAAAAAGCATTGCTATTAGTTGATTTACAAAATGATTTCTTCCCCGGCGGTGCGCTGACGGTTAACGAAAGTGATCAGGTCCTCGAGGTTGCCAATCGCGCCATTGAGGCCTGTGTAGCCGCAGGGATTACAGTGATTGCCAGCCAGGATTGGCACCCCGCTAACCACGGCTGCTTTGCGGTGAGTGAACAGGCTGTGGTAGGTGAAATCGGTGAGTTAAACGGATGGCCGCAAATCTGGTGGCCCGTCCACTGTGTGCAGAAGACAACGGGTGCCGATTTTCATCCAGCGCTTCAACTATCAGGCATTCAATGGATAGTACAAAAAGGTACGCAGCCTGACATAGATAGCTACAGCACTTTTTTCGATAACGGTCATCGCGTTAAAACTGAACTGGATGATTGGCTACGCGCTCACCACATTACTCATTTAACCATTCTGGGGCTGGCGACCGACTATTGCGTCAAGTTTAGCGTATGGGATGCTATCGCCTTGGGTTATCACACCGAGGTATTGGTGGATGGCTGTCGTGGTGTCAATCTTTCGCCCGACGACAGCGCATTGGCATTACAGGAAATGGTACAGCGTGGGGCAAGACTTATCGACATGACACAGTTCCTTGCGGAACTATCCTCCCATCACTAA
- a CDS encoding YeaC family protein, with amino-acid sequence MELNDLIDAMTPEIYQRLVTAVELGKWPDGVALTAEQKENCLQMVMMWQARHNEQAEHMTIGTNGEIVMKSKQELKRQFTSADAIVTLKPEV; translated from the coding sequence ATGGAACTCAATGATCTGATCGACGCCATGACGCCAGAAATTTACCAACGGTTAGTTACAGCGGTAGAACTGGGCAAATGGCCAGATGGTGTCGCGTTGACGGCTGAACAGAAAGAAAACTGCCTGCAAATGGTGATGATGTGGCAGGCCCGCCATAACGAACAGGCTGAGCACATGACAATTGGCACTAATGGCGAAATAGTGATGAAGAGCAAGCAAGAACTGAAGCGGCAGTTTACCAGTGCCGACGCTATCGTTACGCTGAAGCCTGAGGTGTAA
- the msrB gene encoding peptide-methionine (R)-S-oxide reductase MsrB: MTNDSASPTSSDNTELTELQRYVTQQRGTEPAFSGKLLHNKRTGAYHCLCCQAPLFYSDSKYDSGCGWPSFDQPVSSEAIRYLEDDSHNMRRIEIRCGQCDAHLGHVFPDGPKTTGERYCVNSASLSFIDDVDGERVDG, from the coding sequence ATGACTAACGACTCTGCTTCGCCTACTTCGTCCGATAATACTGAACTGACAGAGCTGCAACGCTATGTCACTCAGCAACGCGGTACTGAGCCTGCGTTTTCAGGTAAATTGCTGCATAACAAGCGCACGGGCGCCTATCACTGCCTGTGCTGTCAGGCTCCGCTGTTTTATTCTGACAGTAAATATGATTCCGGCTGTGGCTGGCCGAGTTTCGATCAGCCGGTGTCCTCAGAAGCGATTCGCTATCTGGAAGATGACTCACACAACATGCGCCGTATTGAGATCCGCTGTGGGCAGTGCGATGCGCACCTGGGACATGTTTTCCCCGATGGCCCGAAAACCACGGGAGAGCGCTATTGCGTGAATTCTGCTTCGCTGAGCTTTATCGACGACGTTGATGGCGAACGCGTTGACGGGTAG
- the gapA gene encoding glyceraldehyde-3-phosphate dehydrogenase gives MTIKVGINGFGRIGRIVFRAAQERSDIEIVAINDLLDAEYMAYMLKYDSTHGRFNGTVEVKDGHLVVNGKTIRVTAERDPANLKWNEVNVDVVAEATGLFLTDETARKHIAAGAKKVVLTGPSKDDTPMFVMGVNHKTYAGQEIVSNASCTTNCLAPLAKVINDNFGIVEALMTTVHATTATQKTVDGPSHKDWRGGRGASQNIIPSSTGAAKAVGKVIPELNGKLTGMAFRVPTPNVSVVDLTARLEKPASYKEICAAIKAASEGELKGVLGYTEDEVVSTDFNGEKLTSVFDAKAGIALSDNFVKLVSWYDNETGYSNKVLDLIAHISK, from the coding sequence ATGACTATCAAAGTAGGTATCAACGGTTTTGGCCGTATCGGCCGTATTGTTTTCCGCGCTGCGCAAGAGCGTTCTGACATTGAGATCGTTGCAATCAACGACCTGTTAGACGCTGAATACATGGCGTACATGCTGAAGTACGACTCAACTCATGGTCGTTTCAACGGCACCGTTGAAGTTAAAGATGGCCACCTGGTTGTTAACGGCAAAACCATTCGTGTTACCGCAGAGCGCGACCCTGCAAACCTGAAGTGGAACGAAGTCAACGTTGATGTTGTTGCTGAAGCAACTGGCCTGTTCCTGACTGACGAAACTGCGCGTAAACACATCGCTGCAGGCGCGAAGAAAGTCGTTCTGACTGGTCCATCTAAAGATGACACCCCAATGTTCGTTATGGGTGTAAACCACAAAACTTACGCAGGTCAGGAAATCGTTTCTAACGCTTCTTGTACCACTAACTGCTTGGCTCCACTGGCAAAAGTTATCAACGACAACTTCGGTATCGTTGAAGCACTGATGACCACCGTTCACGCTACCACTGCAACGCAGAAAACCGTTGATGGCCCGTCTCACAAAGACTGGCGCGGCGGCCGTGGCGCATCTCAGAACATCATCCCATCTTCTACTGGTGCAGCTAAAGCAGTAGGTAAAGTGATCCCTGAGCTGAACGGTAAACTGACGGGTATGGCGTTCCGCGTTCCTACCCCGAACGTGTCTGTTGTTGACCTGACTGCACGTCTGGAAAAACCAGCGTCTTACAAAGAAATTTGTGCAGCAATCAAAGCCGCTTCTGAAGGCGAGCTGAAAGGCGTTCTGGGTTACACCGAAGACGAAGTAGTTTCTACCGATTTCAACGGTGAAAAACTGACTTCCGTGTTTGATGCTAAAGCTGGTATCGCACTGAGCGACAACTTTGTGAAACTGGTTTCTTGGTACGACAACGAAACAGGTTACTCAAACAAGGTTCTGGATCTGATTGCTCACATTTCTAAATAA